One stretch of Pomacea canaliculata isolate SZHN2017 linkage group LG1, ASM307304v1, whole genome shotgun sequence DNA includes these proteins:
- the LOC112559757 gene encoding C-terminal-binding protein 1-like isoform X1 yields the protein MRPGAFLINTAQGGLVDEHALAAALKDGRICAAALDVQENEPFSLATSPLKDCPNLLITPHSAFYSEQSVSELREMAAGEVRRAILGRIPDSLRNFVNKEYFTQTTRFVHSESPYVQHL from the exons ATGAGACCAG GAGCATTCCTGATCAACACCGCTCAGGGAGGACTTGTCGATGAGCATGCTTTGGCTGCAGCACTCAAAGATGGCCGCATTTGTGCAGCCGCTTTGGATGTTCAAGAAAATGAACCATTTAGCCTCGCCACAA gTCCATTGAAAGATTGTCCAAACCTCCTGATCACCCCTCATTCAGCCTTCTATAGTGAACAAAGTGTTTCGGAATTGAGAGAAATGGCTGCAGGAGAAGTACGGCGTGCGATCCTTGGCCGAATCCCAGACAGCCTACGCAACTTTGTCAACAAGGAATATTTTACTCAAACCACAA GGTTCGTACATTCTGAAAGTCCTTATGTTCAACACCTTTGA
- the LOC112559757 gene encoding C-terminal-binding protein 2-like isoform X3, which translates to MRPGAFLINTAQGGLVDEHALAAALKDGRICAAALDVQENEPFSLATSPLKDCPNLLITPHSAFYSEQSVSELREMAAGEVRRAILGRIPDSLRNFVNKEYFTQTTILW; encoded by the exons ATGAGACCAG GAGCATTCCTGATCAACACCGCTCAGGGAGGACTTGTCGATGAGCATGCTTTGGCTGCAGCACTCAAAGATGGCCGCATTTGTGCAGCCGCTTTGGATGTTCAAGAAAATGAACCATTTAGCCTCGCCACAA gTCCATTGAAAGATTGTCCAAACCTCCTGATCACCCCTCATTCAGCCTTCTATAGTGAACAAAGTGTTTCGGAATTGAGAGAAATGGCTGCAGGAGAAGTACGGCGTGCGATCCTTGGCCGAATCCCAGACAGCCTACGCAACTTTGTCAACAAGGAATATTTTACTCAAACCACAA
- the LOC112559757 gene encoding C-terminal-binding protein-like isoform X2 translates to MRPGAFLINTAQGGLVDEHALAAALKDGRICAAALDVQENEPFSLATSPLKDCPNLLITPHSAFYSEQSVSELREMAAGEVRRAILGRIPDSLRNFVNKEYFTQTTSLRHAGQMA, encoded by the exons ATGAGACCAG GAGCATTCCTGATCAACACCGCTCAGGGAGGACTTGTCGATGAGCATGCTTTGGCTGCAGCACTCAAAGATGGCCGCATTTGTGCAGCCGCTTTGGATGTTCAAGAAAATGAACCATTTAGCCTCGCCACAA gTCCATTGAAAGATTGTCCAAACCTCCTGATCACCCCTCATTCAGCCTTCTATAGTGAACAAAGTGTTTCGGAATTGAGAGAAATGGCTGCAGGAGAAGTACGGCGTGCGATCCTTGGCCGAATCCCAGACAGCCTACGCAACTTTGTCAACAAGGAATATTTTACTCAAACCACAA GTCTGAGACATGCGGGCCAGATGGCATGA